A window of Gammaproteobacteria bacterium contains these coding sequences:
- a CDS encoding porin: protein MNKKIIALAIAETLGMAPPLQADEGQVTLYGQANLAVEISSQGGGGSNLGQRTNIASNGSRLGVKGWEGLAGGLKAVFLIEASADGMDSGAAPGAGGSFFGAREGYAGLSSAEYGTVALGFFGQPYKTATAALDVFGGIIADYASIMANVHGANLYDTSITNSIIYFAPKSHGVGGQLQYGFGENEGNNRDRWGAQINYSNGPWYFTYAHAAQNNFNVANSRSADKFAGSYAFNGATTLIALYESLRSDEDTATTPRTSDRDAWYLGLTHKLGNSTLRFAYAKAQDSDGSLADDGARYFALGISHTFSKRTEIYGLYTRMDNAADGTYGLGQTGSTNIVLPGIPGRDPHSFALGVLHKF, encoded by the coding sequence ATGAATAAAAAAATTATCGCATTAGCCATCGCTGAAACACTGGGCATGGCGCCGCCTCTTCAGGCGGATGAGGGTCAAGTGACGCTCTACGGCCAGGCCAATTTGGCCGTGGAGATCAGCTCTCAAGGAGGGGGAGGGTCAAACCTGGGACAACGAACCAATATCGCGAGCAATGGTTCACGCCTTGGCGTGAAGGGTTGGGAGGGATTGGCTGGAGGTTTAAAAGCGGTATTCTTGATAGAAGCCAGCGCCGACGGCATGGACAGCGGCGCGGCGCCGGGTGCGGGCGGTTCGTTCTTTGGCGCACGTGAAGGCTATGCGGGTTTGAGCAGTGCCGAATACGGGACCGTCGCGTTAGGGTTTTTTGGTCAACCGTATAAGACCGCCACGGCTGCGCTGGATGTGTTCGGCGGGATCATCGCCGATTACGCCTCGATCATGGCCAATGTGCATGGCGCCAATCTCTACGATACGAGCATCACCAATTCCATCATTTATTTTGCACCGAAATCGCACGGGGTTGGCGGCCAGTTGCAATACGGTTTCGGCGAGAACGAGGGCAATAATCGCGACCGCTGGGGCGCGCAGATCAATTACAGCAACGGACCCTGGTACTTTACCTACGCGCACGCGGCACAAAATAATTTTAACGTCGCTAATAGCCGCAGTGCAGACAAGTTCGCCGGCAGCTATGCCTTCAATGGCGCCACGACGCTGATTGCCCTCTACGAATCCCTGCGCTCAGATGAGGATACGGCCACGACGCCACGGACCTCCGACCGCGACGCCTGGTATTTAGGGTTGACGCATAAACTGGGCAACAGCACGTTGCGTTTCGCTTATGCCAAAGCTCAGGACAGCGATGGAAGTTTAGCCGATGACGGCGCGCGTTATTTCGCCCTTGGAATATCTCACACCTTTTCCAAACGCACCGAGATCTACGGTCTCTACACACGTATGGATAACGCGGCCGACGGTACTTATGGCTTAGGCCAGACCGGCTCGACTAATATTGTGCTCCCCGGCATTCCGGGCAGAGACCCGCATTCCTTTGCCTTGGGGGTGTTGCATAAGTTTTAG
- a CDS encoding thioredoxin family protein: protein MKIHPVTTETIRPAVLSDTPQFTLDSSNCSWLLAEFIGSAVLRCWAPWCASCRILEQELLSFLREYPGAFQLVELNVDRNFGVARDLGVKYLPELIILHDGQEVHRIIGEVAHLKEELQQYIPSIG from the coding sequence ATGAAAATTCATCCCGTGACAACCGAAACGATACGGCCGGCCGTTCTGTCCGATACTCCTCAGTTTACCCTGGATAGCAGCAATTGTTCATGGTTGCTTGCGGAGTTCATTGGGAGCGCCGTACTGCGCTGTTGGGCTCCTTGGTGCGCGTCATGTCGTATTCTTGAACAAGAGTTATTGAGTTTTCTACGGGAGTATCCCGGGGCGTTTCAATTGGTGGAACTGAATGTGGATCGAAACTTTGGGGTGGCGCGCGATCTGGGCGTGAAGTACCTGCCGGAATTAATAATTCTCCATGATGGCCAGGAAGTGCACAGAATCATCGGGGAGGTTGCTCATTTAAAAGAAGAGTTGCAGCAGTATATTCCTTCAATTGGATAG
- a CDS encoding quinolinate synthase NadA — translation MNPLDGIDIEALEKETERLYDKLSKTGYRRDDCEVIAPFTYAINKLKREKNALILAHHYMTPDIVYGVADYAEDALGLIRRGEESDAGVIIACAVTSLAEMIKIGSPEKTVICPSIEAGCSVADSITVDEVLELKAHHPGAPAVAYATTTAEVKAVSDYIVTSANARKVIANIPAPKVLFYPDHAFGKSLQQEQQALNKEIVTWEGKCVVHDTYTVDQVISFRKKHPDTAVLFHSEVDPSLYSHGDMHGGTGAMKKFVADHPEINSFFMVTECGLSDQLRVEYPGKKFIGTCSLCPFMKTINLENILLALQGELPIENTIIFTPPILESIQAAYQRSERIMHQAA, via the coding sequence ATGAATCCACTAGACGGCATTGATATTGAAGCACTGGAGAAAGAAACAGAGAGACTATATGACAAACTCAGCAAGACGGGTTACCGCAGGGATGATTGTGAGGTCATTGCCCCGTTTACCTATGCCATCAACAAACTAAAAAGAGAAAAGAACGCGCTCATCCTGGCGCATCACTATATGACACCGGACATCGTCTATGGCGTGGCGGATTATGCGGAGGATGCCTTGGGGCTCATCCGGCGGGGTGAGGAATCCGATGCCGGGGTGATTATCGCCTGCGCGGTGACCTCGCTTGCCGAGATGATCAAGATCGGCTCGCCTGAGAAAACGGTGATCTGTCCCAGTATAGAGGCAGGCTGCTCCGTGGCGGACAGCATCACGGTGGACGAGGTGCTGGAACTCAAGGCGCACCACCCCGGTGCCCCGGCGGTGGCCTACGCCACGACCACCGCCGAGGTGAAGGCGGTATCGGATTATATCGTCACCTCAGCCAACGCGCGTAAGGTGATCGCAAATATTCCCGCCCCCAAGGTATTGTTTTATCCCGATCATGCGTTCGGCAAATCTCTGCAGCAGGAACAGCAGGCGTTGAACAAGGAGATCGTCACCTGGGAAGGCAAGTGCGTGGTGCACGATACGTACACCGTGGATCAGGTCATCAGCTTTAGAAAAAAGCACCCTGACACGGCGGTGTTATTTCACTCCGAGGTGGATCCTTCGCTTTATAGCCACGGGGATATGCACGGCGGCACCGGCGCAATGAAGAAGTTTGTCGCGGATCATCCCGAGATCAACAGCTTCTTTATGGTGACCGAATGCGGCCTGAGCGATCAGTTGCGGGTTGAATACCCGGGCAAGAAGTTCATAGGCACTTGTTCACTATGCCCCTTCATGAAAACCATCAATCTGGAAAACATACTGCTTGCACTGCAGGGAGAACTGCCGATCGAGAACACCATCATTTTTACGCCGCCGATACTCGAAAGCATCCAGGCCGCTTATCAGCGCAGCGAACGTATCATGCACCAAGCGGCGTGA
- a CDS encoding iron-containing redox enzyme family protein: protein MRMNSTELWEMVDDTRLQTEYTVDHLVISLQSASLEALQNIFLQYRYFTKYYSGDLGLLIFKVPDGKFKSLMAEILYEELGNGDPVRAHTKLLDHFLLGIGVDGEDLENSLESENALLLEEARQLMLANPPAYAIGLRGMGGECLCQIYLTAVFKQLLKNPVILKIKNNIDWTFWEIHTGEVDIEHRQKVRAAINEIVDTDPSSVEQIAAGYTKAKHAWDSFWANSHRLTHSHKFSRSPYRSNSLTAR from the coding sequence ATGCGAATGAATAGCACGGAGCTTTGGGAAATGGTGGATGACACCCGCCTACAAACAGAATACACCGTAGATCATCTTGTCATCAGCTTACAAAGCGCCTCACTTGAGGCCCTGCAAAACATCTTTCTTCAGTACCGCTATTTCACAAAATATTACAGTGGTGACTTAGGACTGCTGATTTTTAAGGTACCTGATGGGAAATTCAAAAGCCTGATGGCCGAGATCCTCTACGAAGAGCTGGGAAACGGCGACCCTGTGCGCGCTCACACTAAGTTGTTGGACCATTTCCTGCTGGGTATAGGGGTAGATGGCGAGGACCTGGAAAACTCGCTCGAATCTGAAAACGCCTTGTTGCTGGAGGAGGCACGCCAGCTTATGCTGGCGAACCCTCCGGCGTACGCGATCGGGTTACGCGGCATGGGTGGCGAGTGTCTATGCCAGATCTACCTTACCGCCGTGTTCAAACAGCTGCTCAAAAATCCGGTCATCCTAAAAATAAAAAACAACATTGATTGGACCTTCTGGGAGATTCATACCGGAGAGGTAGACATCGAACATCGCCAAAAGGTGCGAGCGGCCATCAATGAAATCGTTGACACTGATCCGAGCAGTGTAGAACAGATTGCTGCCGGTTATACCAAGGCCAAGCACGCTTGGGACAGCTTTTGGGCGAATAGTCATCGTTTAACTCATAGCCATAAATTCTCCCGCTCCCCATATCGGTCGAACTCGTTGACTGCTCGATAG
- a CDS encoding TetR/AcrR family transcriptional regulator — protein MKDRREQLLDVAQDIIQRRGYNAFSYQDLCNRVHIRKASIHHHFPKKEDIGLALIKRYTEKFSEIIHNIPAEHTSPRAQIEAYCYLFDYTLSSSNYEKLCLGGIMGAELLTLPKTIHRAIAEFCRVNEEWLKEVIQTGITQGVFKPETDPDNMARLIFSSLEGAMLAARIEGREEYVRQVVQQFRDLLYIKPSRATAPRQKRPKTGVTAQRRTRSAK, from the coding sequence ATGAAAGACCGGAGGGAACAACTCCTGGATGTCGCGCAGGACATTATTCAGCGTCGTGGATACAATGCCTTCAGTTATCAGGACCTCTGCAATAGAGTCCACATCCGCAAGGCAAGCATTCATCACCACTTCCCAAAAAAGGAAGATATCGGACTTGCACTCATCAAGCGCTACACCGAGAAATTCTCAGAAATAATACATAACATACCCGCGGAGCACACCAGTCCACGTGCACAGATCGAAGCCTATTGTTACCTGTTTGACTACACCCTGAGCAGCTCCAATTATGAAAAGCTTTGTCTCGGGGGGATTATGGGTGCGGAGCTCCTTACTCTGCCAAAAACCATCCACAGGGCCATCGCTGAGTTTTGCCGCGTTAATGAGGAATGGCTGAAAGAAGTGATCCAAACCGGAATCACTCAAGGCGTGTTCAAGCCCGAGACAGATCCTGACAATATGGCGCGTTTGATCTTCAGCAGTCTTGAAGGCGCTATGCTGGCCGCCCGCATTGAAGGCCGAGAGGAATACGTGCGTCAGGTGGTACAGCAATTCCGCGATCTGCTTTATATAAAGCCATCACGCGCAACGGCGCCACGTCAAAAGCGGCCAAAGACCGGGGTGACTGCGCAACGGCGCACGCGATCTGCAAAGTGA
- a CDS encoding porin yields the protein MNKKLLAVAIAGAITAPMTALADEGNVKLYGSANVSVDSIDNGKDRTTNVSSNQSVLGVEGYEGLGNGLKAVFHFDVFAGYDTGSSATGLGGPAFLGGARDSWAGLAGAFGTVALGAQGRPWKTATNNVDIFVNTIADYSSIIGSTKGGVYLDSGIGNSIIWFAPSVNGFSGHAQYGFDETPSKNSDQWGAQVNYSNGPWGATYAYSDQKNGVGLEDITAHKVSLSYTFGGATTVSAIYDNIQSDASASANERDAWWLGVSHNLGNNTFKLAYAKADNSNAPGGNDGATFWAAGVSHHLSKRTEVYGLYARTNNDSNGNYNLGGSQNATSGVTFPASPGQDVSAFSVGFKHNF from the coding sequence ATGAATAAAAAACTACTTGCTGTAGCAATCGCAGGCGCCATTACCGCCCCAATGACTGCGCTTGCTGATGAAGGCAATGTTAAGCTCTATGGTTCGGCTAACGTATCTGTCGACTCCATCGATAACGGCAAAGACCGTACTACCAATGTATCCAGCAATCAGTCCGTACTCGGCGTAGAAGGCTATGAAGGCTTGGGCAACGGTCTGAAGGCCGTATTCCACTTTGACGTCTTCGCTGGTTACGATACCGGAAGCAGTGCTACCGGGCTGGGCGGACCTGCCTTCTTAGGGGGTGCCCGTGACAGCTGGGCCGGTTTAGCGGGCGCCTTCGGCACCGTCGCCCTTGGCGCGCAAGGCCGCCCCTGGAAAACGGCTACCAATAACGTAGATATCTTTGTAAACACCATCGCCGATTACAGCTCAATTATCGGTAGCACGAAAGGCGGTGTCTATCTCGACAGTGGTATTGGTAATTCCATCATCTGGTTTGCTCCTTCTGTCAATGGCTTTAGCGGGCATGCACAGTATGGCTTTGACGAAACTCCGTCCAAGAACAGTGATCAATGGGGCGCCCAAGTCAATTATAGCAATGGACCCTGGGGTGCTACCTATGCCTATAGTGACCAGAAGAATGGCGTTGGTCTCGAAGACATCACCGCCCATAAGGTTTCACTAAGCTATACCTTCGGCGGTGCTACAACCGTTAGCGCCATCTATGACAACATCCAGTCGGATGCATCAGCCAGCGCCAATGAGCGTGATGCTTGGTGGTTAGGTGTGTCACACAATCTGGGCAATAACACCTTCAAGCTGGCCTATGCTAAAGCCGATAACAGTAATGCTCCGGGCGGCAATGATGGCGCTACGTTCTGGGCCGCTGGTGTGTCGCACCACCTTTCCAAGCGTACTGAAGTCTATGGTTTGTATGCCAGAACCAACAATGACAGCAATGGTAACTACAACCTGGGTGGAAGCCAAAACGCCACCAGCGGCGTTACCTTTCCTGCCTCTCCCGGACAAGATGTCAGTGCCTTTTCAGTTGGCTTCAAGCACAACTTCTAA
- a CDS encoding type II toxin-antitoxin system VapC family toxin: protein MSFVLDCSVTMSWAFDEERDACSDASLELLREGDAWAPAIWSLEVMNCLLVAERTRRLTRAKVDYFTNRISKFRIHIRSIEFAPVITVLLPLAREYKLSSYDAAYLELAMREGLPLATRDGRLKAAAKRAGLALVTG, encoded by the coding sequence ATGAGCTTTGTGCTGGATTGTTCCGTCACGATGTCCTGGGCTTTCGACGAAGAGCGCGATGCCTGTTCCGATGCCTCTCTTGAACTCTTGAGGGAGGGTGATGCCTGGGCGCCCGCCATCTGGTCCCTGGAGGTCATGAACTGCCTGCTGGTGGCTGAACGAACGCGGCGTCTCACCAGGGCAAAGGTGGATTACTTCACCAACCGGATCTCCAAATTTAGAATACATATTCGCTCAATCGAATTTGCCCCCGTGATAACAGTGCTATTACCCCTTGCCCGTGAATATAAGCTCTCCAGCTACGACGCGGCCTATCTTGAACTCGCCATGCGGGAAGGCTTGCCGCTCGCCACGCGAGATGGCCGATTGAAAGCGGCGGCCAAACGGGCCGGTCTGGCCTTAGTCACCGGATAA
- a CDS encoding type II toxin-antitoxin system Phd/YefM family antitoxin — MKTVGAFEAKTHLSSLLDEVAKGEEITITRHGTPVAKLVSASLQAKPDIEKVIEELRAFSKGNRLDGLTIREMIEEGRRY; from the coding sequence ATGAAAACTGTCGGCGCTTTCGAGGCTAAAACCCATTTATCAAGCCTGCTCGATGAAGTCGCTAAGGGTGAAGAGATTACCATAACCCGGCACGGTACGCCCGTGGCCAAGCTCGTTTCCGCATCCCTTCAGGCAAAACCCGATATAGAAAAAGTAATTGAGGAGCTGCGCGCCTTCAGTAAAGGTAACAGGCTCGATGGCCTGACCATCCGGGAAATGATCGAAGAAGGTCGCCGCTACTAA
- a CDS encoding four helix bundle protein, with the protein MDAFEKLEVWKRSSRLCAEIYKTLDNCKDWVFKDQITRSALSVPSNIAEGYERSSANEYARFLKIAKGSCGELRTQLYIGIEVGLLDKVSTGRFIQEATEIARMLQVLIQKISSTGK; encoded by the coding sequence GTGGATGCTTTTGAGAAGCTTGAAGTATGGAAGCGCAGCTCTCGCCTTTGTGCCGAAATTTACAAGACTCTAGATAATTGCAAAGACTGGGTATTCAAGGATCAAATTACTCGATCTGCATTGTCAGTACCTTCCAACATAGCGGAAGGTTACGAAAGAAGCTCGGCGAACGAGTACGCTCGTTTTCTTAAGATTGCCAAAGGTTCTTGTGGGGAGTTGCGTACCCAGCTTTATATCGGCATTGAAGTAGGGCTGCTTGATAAAGTAAGTACCGGGCGCTTCATCCAAGAGGCCACTGAGATAGCGCGAATGCTACAAGTCCTCATTCAAAAAATCAGCAGTACCGGTAAATAG
- the rpsI gene encoding 30S ribosomal protein S9 gives MADKLYYSTGRRKSSTARVYLKPGKGAITVNRRTLDNYFGRETARMLVRQPLETVNLVDNFDISVVVRGGGSSGQAGAIRHGITRALLEYDAALRPALRKAGFVTRDAREVERKKVGLHKARRAPQYSKR, from the coding sequence ATGGCAGACAAACTTTACTACAGCACCGGCCGCCGCAAGAGTTCCACCGCGCGCGTCTATCTCAAGCCCGGCAAGGGCGCCATCACCGTCAACCGCCGCACCCTCGATAATTACTTCGGGCGCGAAACCGCGCGCATGCTGGTGCGGCAACCCCTGGAGACGGTGAATCTGGTTGATAACTTCGACATCAGCGTGGTGGTGCGGGGCGGCGGCAGCAGCGGCCAGGCCGGCGCCATCCGGCACGGCATTACCCGCGCCCTGCTCGAATACGACGCGGCCCTGCGCCCCGCCCTGCGCAAGGCCGGTTTCGTCACCCGCGACGCCCGCGAAGTCGAGCGCAAGAAGGTGGGTCTGCACAAGGCACGCAGAGCGCCGCAATATTCGAAGCGCTAA
- the rplM gene encoding 50S ribosomal protein L13 gives MKTFNAKSETVRRDWYVVDAAGKTLGRLASEIARRLRGKHKAEFTPYMDAGDYIIVVNAEKVRVTGNKAQDKLYHRHSGYIGGLKTITFAKLIQKAPAQVLEIAVKGMLPKGPLGRDMFRKLKVYAGSQHQHAAQQPQILDI, from the coding sequence ATGAAGACCTTTAACGCCAAGTCCGAGACCGTCCGGCGTGACTGGTATGTGGTAGATGCCGCAGGCAAGACCCTGGGCCGGCTCGCGAGCGAGATCGCCCGCCGCCTGCGCGGCAAGCACAAAGCCGAATTCACCCCCTACATGGACGCCGGCGATTATATCATCGTCGTCAATGCCGAAAAGGTGCGGGTCACGGGCAACAAGGCCCAAGACAAGCTCTACCACCGGCACTCCGGCTACATTGGCGGGCTCAAGACCATCACCTTCGCCAAGCTTATCCAGAAGGCCCCGGCGCAAGTGCTCGAGATCGCCGTCAAGGGCATGTTGCCTAAGGGCCCGTTGGGGCGCGACATGTTTCGCAAACTCAAGGTGTATGCCGGCAGCCAGCATCAACACGCCGCGCAACAACCGCAAATCCTGGATATTTAG